CCGTTAACCACCAGGCATACCTTCGGCTACGGTGTCAGGGAACgtggccatcgccgcctttggCCTCGGTCGAATGTGAGCAGAGCTGCCTACACACTGATTCACTAACCCCGGCGAGTGCGTACGTACCGAACTACACCTGCTCACCGGCCACCCCAGACACGTGGTCGCCGACTTCCTCTTTACCAGGCCCAGTCCCGCCGCTCCGGAGGACCCAAACCTGGTCGAGCCAGCAAGAAATGTTTGCGAgttgcgcgccgcgggctctGGGAGTTCTAGCGGCTGGGTCAGACGGCTCGAGTCCACACGCAGACTGCCCCGGCGACTTTGACAGCCTATCAACGGCAACCCCAGGGCTGAAAATGGAGCACTTTGAAGCCGACGTACTGTCCCCCGAGGAGTTTATCATGGCGACACCGTCATCCGACATGGCGCCCAAGGCCGAGTCCCCGTCCTCGTGCCTTCAGAGCTTGCCCGAGGTGTATCCGGGTACATCGTCACAATCTCCTGCGACTCGCGTAGAGAACCGGGACGAGGAaggcaagctcgacgagccctACGCGAAACTGATATACAAGGCGTTTATGAGCCGCGAGGACCACGCCATGTCGCTGCAGGACATCTACCAGTGGTTTCGCGACAACACGAACAAGGCACTCACGGAAAAGGGCGGCTGGCAGAACAGCATCCGACACAACCTGAGCATGAACGCTGTAAGTCGTTGTTGAGCCATTCCCACCCAGGTCGGTATTCGGCGCGCTAACATGTCGGGCATCAGGCATTCTCGAAGCGCCGCAAGGATGACGGCGGAACCTTCAACGCCATGCCGGAGGACCCAAAACGGGCCAACGAATGGGTGCTGGAACCGTGGGCCGTCCAAAGCGGCGTACAGAGCACGACAAGGTACCGCAAGGGCAACTcacgccggcgggcgggcgcacgaTCGAGCAACCAGCAGTACCCCCGGCAGCCCACCCAACACAGCGCCAAACGAGCCTTGTCCGGCCGCAAAGGCGGCTGTGCGGCGAGGGAGTCGAGGATGAGGGACCGTGCCGCGTATGGCCAAGGAGCCACGCCCATGGGCCGCTACTATGGGGGGCTCGAGCATTCGCAAGGGCTCCCTACTCCCCCGCGATCGACCATGCCGGATCTGTACCACCCCGAGAGCTATGCGATGCCGCAGTTCGAGCCGATGGCCCATGTCCAACACTTCGACGGCATGGGCCCCCCTGCGGGGTCCGTTGCGGAGCATCAATTTGGGCTGCTGCTAGGGCAGACCAACCCCGGCGTCGGCAACACGGGACACGGCATGGTCGTTGTTGGCATGAATGGgcaggacggcgtcggcggagacCATGTGGGCCTCATGTCGGCCTTCAGGCCGGCGCCAGGACCGCCTCTGCAGGgtcatgacggcggcgcgtacCCGTATGGCGCGAGGGGCTTGCAGATGGCAGCATACCAAGGCGGGCATCAAagccagcatcagcaccagcatgagcagcagcagcagcagcagcagcaacagccacAACCAGACTCTGGCGACCTGAGCGGCACAAGTACAGCAGCCTCTCGGCTTTTCGAGGTCCTGCCGGGTGGCATCTGTGATTGGACTGATGGTGGCTTGTAATAGGCTTGCCCTGCCCGACGCGGTGACGAAGCGTCACACAGCAGGAAGTGAGGAAAGGGCCCAGAGGCCAACGGCGGAACCCTTGCCCTGGCGCCcaccgtctcctcgtccctTGCCGAGGGGTCATTGGGCTGTTGAGCCAAGAGGCTTTGAAAGCGTCAGTTGATTATGGTGTGGCATTGTTCAGCATCGACGGCACGTATGCACAGCCAAGCAACGGCCGCGTGTGGGCGGGGAGACATGCATGCCCACGAGGACCACGACACTGATGATGGATGTCGGCCGCGGGCCGTTTTCTGGCCTCAGAGACCCGGTGAGCCGTGTCGtgtcacacacacactttcTCTGGACCAACAGGGGCAGAAGCCGACGGACGCACGGGGCAAGGCTATTTATTGGATGATTTGCACGGGGGCGTGGCGATTATCGCACTTTGATACCAACAAGGAAGAGCAAGAAACGAGAAGATTAAGAACAAGACCAGAACGAGTCTTGTTCTGTCCTCGaacccacgcacgcacgcacgcagaaGCACGCATACATACAACGGCCAACACATTTGAGGCTGCTCCCGGCTGTCGCTCTGAACCTCGTACGGGGGGCCATGCGAACGACGGCAGGGAACCAACAAGCAAGCCCCCAGTCAAAGCAACGTTTCGTCAGTGTAAGGGAAGCGCAGCAATAGTGAAGGGTCAAGAACAGGGCGAGACGCCAGTCGTGTGTCGCGATTATGTATCTGCCAACTGCAACGACTGCGGGAACAGCCGGTTGTCTGAAGCCGGCGCCCCCCGGTGATCTGGCTCCTCGGTTCAAGGAGGGTCGATCTACCTGGAAGGATCTAGATCCGTTTTTGCGATGTGTAATTTCTTTACCCCTTTCCTTTCTTGCATCGCGGctcttggtggtggtggtggtggtggccattCCTGGGACACACTGGGTGTCCCGCGCCATCGGGTTGGGAACGCGCAGGCACACGCACATGCATATAGGAGTATCTTGGGTCGGGACGTCTGCTATTTGGAATTTGAGGGCATTGGATAGACGGATGCAAGCACAGACGTGGAGAGCCCTCTTGGTGCCCGTTGGGACGGAGATGCGGCAGGCTTGGCCGTTGGCTCGCCATCCACCTATCCGTGGGATTGCGCCTGCGcagccacccacccaccctcTTGCGGCTTCTCTCATGCAGCTCAGGCGACTCGGAGACCCAATGAGGCGCTCTCGCAGACGCGAGGGAACGTGGGCTCCGCCATGTGCTGGGTCATGGGCCATGGTggtttgggggggggggactttgccttgccttgcagcGCCAATGGTGCCGAGTCCGTTTCCATTTCCCGTTGTGAGCATTTGCATTCTTTCCTTTTGGGGACGttggcagcgggcggctACCGCACGCGGCTCATGGCGGTTATTGCCCCTTTGGTCTATTCGTGGGTGTGATTCTTTTCTTGTTCCATCGTCTCCATGCCCCTTATCCCTTGTCCGTTTCCTTGCCGTCTTTTCTGCATTTTTGGGGGTTTGGTTGGGACATGACGCGGcggcctttttttttctttgaCTTTTGAGTTTACCATATCGTCATATTGGAGACGAGCACGTAGAGAACGGCTGGCAACGGCAACACGCGCATTAGACCGGAGGTGGCAATGCATTGAGGGTGGTGAAGGGGGAGCTCtccgcgcgacgacgggacaggacgacgacgtgcggTCTTTGGTTTATTATTGCCGTTGGTGTTTTCCGGCGTTAGCTTTTGGTTGCTGCATCACAGTTTTCTACGAGTTTTATTTGCAATAGAATGATACTGCTTACACCTGGCCACCATGAATTAAAAATTTGTGTGGGCTCCGCGTTTGTTGCGCCTCGTCTCTGTTACTGGGATCACGGAGATGGCGGAGTTGTCCTCGCCTGGGTTCTGCGCCGCTTGGCGTGCGCGGGCGCTTGGGCATTGTTGGCCGACGGTCGATATCCTTCGTTAAACTGGGTattacgtacgtacatatgtacagtacggtacggtacgggTAGCATTGGGGGGTTTAATGGCGTCAGAAAGAACGTCTACGAGCTTCAAAGTACGTACGTTCGTacagctgggctgggctggcatggcccgagacggagacgggaaGGAAAAGCATGgggacgagagagagagagagcaagAACCCAACGGGCGGATCAAGCGAACGCCGCGCCGGAGAAAGTGCgtgcgccccccctcccccttgcACGCACgcgtgtgtatgtatgtatgtccATATAGTATTCGTACGTAGGTATACTGGTACGTGCCTACTACCAAGTACTAAATAGTATGAACATGTACATGCCTACATatcctgcctgcctgcagcagcatcatggccCGGGATGTTGGCGGCTCCTGTAGCGACCCCCCACCCTCCTGCCCTTGTCCCCTTTCCAACATGAGTTCAAGACGTCTGCCAACGGACAGACCAACGAGCAGTACGAACTTGGCCTTTTCTTCGTCACAGCGTGTGCATACGTATATATAAGTTAGTGTACAGTACTAATAGACTCACCAATGAGAAAAGGCAAGACCCGACCCGCCGGCATGGCGAGAAGGGGTGGGGGGCGGCCGGGAAGAAGTTGTGCGTCTTCTTGAGGGTCCTGTACCAAGTTAGTAACTCAAGTACGTACCAAGGTAGATAGATACCATGGCGGTTCGTGTCTTGGACCCTTGGTTTCATGTGTTTCCCAGACGGAACgcgcaagcagcagcacaggcgTCATGGAGAgttgggctgggctgagctgtgcgtgctgctgctgggtgaTTGCCACAGCAAGCCGCTGGCAGGGCGGTGCCGGATCTgcgtccccccccctgcccctcccccgcggtGGCATCGACATACATATATGCATAGCCTGCGTGGGTGCGCGCCGAAtgggccgtggcggcggcggggcgttTTCTTCTTGTTCGAAGAAACTGTTTTTGCATGAACctacgtagtacgtacttACTTGGTAGACTGTAGTACGTACTCGACTACTTGCCATTTGGGGAAGGGAGTATTACTACTAACTGATATCCatgcaggtggtggtggttccgCAACCTTGCGCGAGCGtgggggagagaggaggggaggggagggggaggcgggacgatgatgatggaggcttggctgctgctgctgctgcaagtagtacagtatacaaTACGTACCCTAGCTGCTGGCTCCTTTGCATTTGTTTGGTTTCGCGCGGATAACTTTGGATGGGATGCGGAATAGTGAATACATACTTTGGTACATAGGAGCAATTGGAATTGATACAGGACTTCTCCATGGTGATACGCCCGCGCGCGGTGGAGTGTGTGAGAATGACAGCCGCcagagagggagagagggggcgggggagatgacgatgcggcaTTGCACTGTGTGTTGCTGTTGGGCAGCTCTCGTGCCTCTCGCGTCTGCTGGGACTCGACTTGGAAGCTGAGGAGCAGTTGCATgtaggtgtgtgtgtgtgtgtgtgtgtatgtgcgTGTGTGGTTGTGTGTATGGTTGTGTGTATGGTGCACGTACTCGATCCCACCTCCacggacgacgaccgaccgacaaGGATTTCGAATTCCAGCCAgtcttcttccttcttccttcttcctcttcgtcttcctttCCTTTCTTTTTCCTTCGACGCGGCAGTtggagaggaggggacggTTGTTCTTGTCTGtcacctacctacctaacCGACTACGCAGATGGATGGGGACCGGACCGATGGGCATCGGTTGCATGTCCGCTCATGCAGGCGACAGcgatgacaacgacgacgacgatgatgacgatgacgggatAGCGTGCCCCCTTCTGTCGTTGCTGCCATGTGTTTTACTTAGACTTAACTTGGTTAAAGTTGCTTCCACCCTCCAACCCCCAACGCTGAAGAGACGGGCAGCACGCGGCGAGCACGCGGCGGGACGAACGGCCGAggggcggtgatggtgtgTTTCGTTCGCCCCCTTTTTCCCACCACCGGCGTCTATACAGAACACCATCCGTACATGAGGCTCAAAAAGTCGTGTGAGAAAGCCGTCGTCTCGCTCATGTCGCCCCCCACTcttctctcttcttcttctccccaCAACAacatggagggaggggggtggggtGCCCGCAGGGCATTCATCTATCTTCATGTGTTCCCatgccgccctgctgctgctgccgcagtGCTTCCATCCACTGCTACGGTGGTGACCCTGCCTGATCCTTTTCCTTGGCCTGCATGAACGGGACGCTGTTGATTTGACATGAGGggcagaggaggagcgcgggagcacaggaggaggaggaggaggagcagtgagtgagtgagtgaggggggaggggggaaaagggTGTTGGAGGGCCaaggcgggggaggggggcagagaaagagagaggccaggccaggccacggCATTCTCAAGTCCCGGCTGCGCGATGCGCGGATGCACTGTACGATCAGGATCTGTTTCGTGCTGCTCGGGCCAGTCTGCAGCACACACGCGTGCACACACGGGGGGAGCCCACGCACGCAGgccatccaccaccatcaccaccaccaccatcactaCCAGCACCACAACCCCCCAACCACCCTTGGCAGCGTTAGTACCAACCTCGCTCCTCTGCGCCGGTGCTCCGGGGGTGGTGCGTCTGATCTCATCAACAGCCTCAGGCACGCACCCTggtggcccgcccgcccatccatccatccgtccgtccgacCGTCCGGCTCCAACATATCCGGCCCTCGATGGGCAGCGCGCGAGCCGGCAGGGATGATCACGGTCCACGTTGGCTGCTATTTCCGGGCTTCGTCTCGCTCCCAACGCCCCCACGGGAAGTAGTAATGGTAAAATGGTAGCGGTATTGGTAGTAGGAGGAGTGGCAGTAGCAGTGGCCGTCGCAGCAGTAGTACTGTAGCACATCTCATCTGCTCTGTACCTGCACGGGGCTGCAATCCGTCCATTGTACATAGGTACCCGATTCCTACGTGCATCGCGCACGGAGTACATGTAGGTCTTCGCGCCGGGGAGGGCATCatgcaggagctgctggtcaACAACAAAAAGTCAGATGCTGCACTGTtgacagcggcggcagcggacaagggggaggaggggggcccgCAGATGATGCTTGTTCGTTCCAGTGCAGGGGGACGGAGATACTGTTACATACTACCACTTTCTTCTGGTTGTCCCGGGTtgttggtcgtcgtggtgtATGTACGTTAGCCACGAGTGAGCGGGCCGCCCTGTCTCTCTCACACTCCCTTTCCACTAtttccaccaccaccaccatatCTGTCAGACACGCGGGCTCCGGGCCACATGATCTGACTCGTGACAGGGTTCTCACCAGACGACCAGACCATCGCCCGCGAAAGTCTGAGCGtccgggaggcggcgggcgcgcagcaaGGGTGGAGGCCGGGAAAGAAatgtcgccggcggccaccCGAGACCGCGAATCCGGTCGTGACACCACTGGACAGGCCGCAGAGGGCGCACAGGAAAGAACATGGCCAGTCTTCTCCaagctttttttttcttttgaATTTTCTTCTTCACAGTGTATGTGTATGTGGTTGTGTAACCACTGTCTCGGGAAGTGTGACAATCGGACCGTTGAGGCGCTCTCCTGCCTCTTCCTCTCGGCCGTTTGATTTGACTCACGCGAGCTGCAACGGCGGCTAGGCCAAGCCATGGGGTGGTCTTGGACGGGAAGAcagagaggaagagagataccggccatgccggccgcgacgagcgtcAAGAGCGGCGTGCCCGACGATGCATTGCTGTCCGACAAGGAGCGGCCGGAAGACGAGACTTGCGACTTGGGACACTGTACACTGCGTGTGCGTGTACGCGTCTTTCCACGGTGCGAGATTGCCAATGGTCAGCGCGGCAAGCTGCACGATCCCGGGGCACAGGGACCCAAGGGTAGGGGCGGGTTGTTGACCTACACCGAACTCGCCGAACCCCACGCCTAGTCGACGGTGAGGATGATGGCACATGGCCGTCATTGGTACGAGTTTAGCCAGCTGATATCTGATGGTAGTCGCGTGGAGTAAGGTGAGCCTGGTCTTGTTGCTAGCCGCGTCATTATCATCAAGACGTGCCAATGTCTAGGTAGAACAGCCACCGTCGTCTCCCACACCCACTGCTGTTTCAGGCTGGCTGAGACCGGCGAGAAGATGCTTGCCTGCTCGCTGCGCATCCACTCGCGAGTTCTTGCTCTGCGGCCGCAGTTGATCCTTACATCGTCGTGGAGGGCAGAAGAACCACGTATTTCGGTCCACGTACGCCACGCAAGGCGCCCAACATCTAGCTGAGGCTGTCCCTATCTTCACCGCTACGTTTCTGAACAGGGTATGAACCCGTTACGGCTGCCTCTTCGGGCTTGAAACTAGGAAAGCGGAAGCTAATGAGGGGACTGGGGAgggtgggaggggggaggggggtgtcAGTCAGAGCACCGAGAGCATACGACCGGGCTGAGGCTAGCACGCTTTACTGCGACCCCGGGCGCCCGTATCGTGGACTAGGATGGAGTTCCTGTGAAGCAATATGGACGACCCCCACCCCTTCGTAGGTGAGTTTGGTGGCAGGATATCTTTGCGGCTTGGCGGCTCCCCATGTGTCACCCTCGTAGCCGGATACACCGTCGCATATGCTATCATCGTATCGGCGGGGGAGCTGGGCCTGGTCTCGAAGTCAGCATCAGGTGGGCTTGCGCCGCGCATGAGAAAAGGAGGCAGTTGACTGAGAGAAATCCTGTCATCTGCGGACGCTGGGCACGGCTGCATCTTCCTGTCCAGGATGCGACGGCATGATATGCCCGCCACTATCACGACTGACGGGAGAACAGGGGGTGTTGTCTCCCTCTGCATCGAAATTCTCCGATCACCAGTCGAAGTATTCTAAATCATGTTCCACATTGGGTGTTCTCGGCGTATTCTGTCACTTCCTTACTTCTTGAACGTTCATGTTGTGCCCACGGGGCGGATCAATATGCAATCGAGgaccaccccctccccccggggCCCTGAACTGGAGGATCCTGGTCGACCCAGAATCCCGGTTGACCCAAATCCTCGGACGCGGTCCTGCGGCCCCTGGGCTTCAGACCTCATCATTCGGTCCCAGAGACCAGGCTCACGGGAGGCTTTGACTCAGAGCTATTTGCTTTTCAGGTCGCCATTCGTGTATCTTGGACGGACCCGGCGAAGACGCCTCGTGGCTTGGTCGTGGCAGACTCCATGGTCTCATCGCTGACAGGCCCTCGAAGCGGTGG
This region of Purpureocillium takamizusanense chromosome 9, complete sequence genomic DNA includes:
- a CDS encoding uncharacterized protein (COG:K~EggNog:ENOG503P5EF); the protein is MEHFEADVLSPEEFIMATPSSDMAPKAESPSSCLQSLPEVYPGTSSQSPATRVENRDEEGKLDEPYAKLIYKAFMSREDHAMSLQDIYQWFRDNTNKALTEKGGWQNSIRHNLSMNAAFSKRRKDDGGTFNAMPEDPKRANEWVLEPWAVQSGVQSTTRYRKGNSRRRAGARSSNQQYPRQPTQHSAKRALSGRKGGCAARESRMRDRAAYGQGATPMGRYYGGLEHSQGLPTPPRSTMPDLYHPESYAMPQFEPMAHVQHFDGMGPPAGSVAEHQFGLLLGQTNPGVGNTGHGMVVVGMNGQDGVGGDHVGLMSAFRPAPGPPLQGHDGGAYPYGARGLQMAAYQGGHQSQHQHQHEQQQQQQQQQPQPDSGDLSGTSTAASRLFEVLPGGICDWTDGGL